From one Cyprinus carpio isolate SPL01 chromosome B3, ASM1834038v1, whole genome shotgun sequence genomic stretch:
- the LOC109102360 gene encoding receptor activity-modifying protein 1-like, which yields MAHISISTLKPAGTLLFWVCLCLMVPTLQTLVPNEQKQTVRQTTSTMLTEVQTTAYIRADPGYGDGGTFGCGNKINCDTYCSFCVNSNLRTQECYELLLHLCEYNFNADMGSMNSTDWCSLENVKSAYNNFTVCTESIAECLLLPWPNQLVEHTFVKIHKTYFQECPTEALRDPPPSIILALVMTPICLIPVMVVLVVFKTKNGDRRS from the exons ATGGCACACATATCTATATCTACTTTGAAACCAGCAGGGACTCTTTTGTTTTGGG tCTGTCTGTGTCTCATGGTCCCAACACTGCAGACCCTGGTACCAAACGAACAGAAACAAACTGTG AGACAGACTACATCAACCATGCTGACAGAAGTACAAACCACTGCATACATCAGAGCAG ATCCTGGCTACGGAGATGGAGGAACATTTG GCTGTGGTAACAAGATCAACTGTGACACATACTGTTCATTTTGTGTGAACAGTAACTTGAGAACCCAAGAATGCTATGAACTGCTGTTGCATTTGtgtgaatataattttaatgctGATATGGGGTCCATGAACAGTACCGACTGGTGTTCattggaaaatgtaaaaag TGCATACAACAATTTCACTGTGTGTACGGAGTCTATTGCTGAATGTTTGCTGCTTCCCTGGCCGAATCAGTTGGTTGAACATACATTTGTGAAAATCCACAAAACCTATTTTCAAGAATGCCCCACCGAGGCACTGAGAGACCCCCCTCCCAGCATCATCCTTGCCCTTGTCATGACCCCCATATGCTTAATCCCTGTTATGGTGGTCCTAGTTGTTTTCAAGACTAAAAATGGAGACAGGAGGTCCTAG